The DNA sequence CAATCAGATAATCGAGCATCTTGGCCGGAGTTCCGGGATTGAGCGAGACCCCCGCCCGCTTTCCCAGTGCCTTGATCGCCTGCACGGTGCGATGGACATGCGCCCCGGCTTCGGGATGCACGGTAATGATATCCGCCCCCGCTTCTGCGAAAGGCGCAAGCCAGGCATCGACGGGTGAGACCATCAGATGCACATCGAAAGGCTTCGTAGAATGCGGCCGCAAGGCCTTGACCACGGCCGGCCCGATAGTGAGGTTGGGCACGAAATGCCCATCCATCACATCAACGTGGATCCAGTCCGCCCCCGCCGCGTCGATCGCGCGCACCTCTTCCCCGAGCCGCGCGAAGTCGGCCGAGAGGATCGAGGGAGAGATCAGCAAGTCACGCATATTCGCCTT is a window from the Altererythrobacter sp. B11 genome containing:
- the rpe gene encoding ribulose-phosphate 3-epimerase, which encodes MRDLLISPSILSADFARLGEEVRAIDAAGADWIHVDVMDGHFVPNLTIGPAVVKALRPHSTKPFDVHLMVSPVDAWLAPFAEAGADIITVHPEAGAHVHRTVQAIKALGKRAGVSLNPGTPAKMLDYLIDEVDLVLVMSVNPGFGGQSFIASQLRKVEAVRKMIDKSGRDIRLEVDGGVNPETARLCAEAGADVLVAGSAAFSGGPGRYAANIAALRGA